One window from the genome of Salvelinus sp. IW2-2015 linkage group LG30, ASM291031v2, whole genome shotgun sequence encodes:
- the LOC111954696 gene encoding apolipoprotein Eb: MKVVAVILALAVLSGCHAWVLPMQDEPQTPWEKTIDQFKDYITDLNSKADEKVKNIRASQLSRELDTLITDTMSELNMYSDDMKTKLGPLAKDAAERLGKEVQLLVNKLQAHMTEAKDRTTVYTLELQTMLEQNANDVSHRFNTYSRKLNKRLSKDTEEIRSKVTTYFEELQSRTTSSVESVKDRFEPYYVQIRERAEDKMAILSKLLTTQAEKLKDKLESRAEEVREQLEKTTENLRSTLEGKTEELRTWFNPYGLVIRDQAKAIMDTM; encoded by the exons ATGAAGGTTGTCGCAGTAATCCTGGCTCTAGCCGTCCTCTCAG GCTGCCATGCATGGGTGCTACCCATGCAGGATGAGCCCCAAACTCCCTGGGAGAAGACAATTGACCAGTTTAAGGACTACATAACAGATCTGAACTCTAAGGCTGATGAGAAGGTGAAGAACATCAGGGCCTCCCAgctcagcagagaactgga TACCCTGATCACAGACACCATGTCTGAGCTGAATATGTACAGTGATGATATGAAGACCAAACTGGGACCTCTCGCTAAGGACGCCGCTGAACGTCTGGGCAAGGAAGTGCAGCTCCTCGTTAACAAGTTGCAGGCTCACATGACTGAAGCTAAAGACCGTACCACAGTGTACACCCTGGAACTCCAGACCATGTTGGAGCAGAATGCCAATGACGTCAGTCACAGGTTCAACACCTATAGCCGCAAGCTGAACAAGCGCCTGAGCAAAGACACCGAGGAGATCCGCAG CAAAGTGACCACCTATTTCGAGGAGTTGCAGTCTCGAACCACCTCTAGTGTGGAATCTGTGAAGGATCGCTTTGAGCCTTACTACGTCCAGATCCGTGAGCGCGCTGAGGATAAGATGGCTATCCTCAGCAAACTGCTGACGACCCAGGCTGAAAAG CTGAAGGACAAGCTTGAGTCCCGGGCTGAGGAGGTCCGCGAGCAGCTGGAGAAGACCACCGAGAACCTCCGCAGCACCCTCGAGGGCAAGACGGAGGAACTGCGCACCTGGTTCAACCCCTACGGCCTCGTAATCCGTGATCAGGCTAAGGCCATCATGGATACCATGTAA